Proteins encoded together in one uncultured Sphaerochaeta sp. window:
- a CDS encoding sn-glycerol-1-phosphate dehydrogenase — protein MDTKISVVEEGALERVGSVFVEAFGHTPALLVADGITLKVGGFPVSRSLEKADIQVRQFIFPSEPQPYADEHAIAQVRLSLERDNSIAVVLGSGTLNDITKRASAELDRPYMVVATAPSVDGYTSYGAAVSVGGFKQTLPCAAPMVVLADTKVLREAPMDMIASGFGDCMAKYTAGMDWILADLVGVHPIRRDVWDMVQIPLRKVYAHHAGIAQRRGRSIGLLFDALSASGFAMQVMHDSRPASGAEHLISHIWEMEHLSKDGLPVSHGFKVSIGTLTITYLYEQLKQLDLAGIPLTGAESWEEREQSITAFFPDESVRKQTLAIAKEKFLDGDALLTRREELVALLPALIERMDEQLPPYQELKEAMKEVGCPVTPADIASNLEGLRHAVTGAQMIRNRYTVLDLYYELGLFDLALDMLSGM, from the coding sequence ATGGATACGAAAATTTCAGTAGTTGAGGAAGGAGCTCTTGAACGGGTTGGATCAGTCTTTGTCGAGGCATTTGGACATACCCCGGCGTTGTTGGTAGCAGATGGTATAACACTGAAAGTCGGTGGGTTCCCTGTTTCCAGATCGCTTGAGAAGGCTGATATCCAGGTCAGACAGTTCATTTTCCCTTCTGAGCCGCAGCCTTATGCTGATGAGCATGCAATTGCACAAGTTAGGCTGAGCCTGGAGAGGGACAACAGTATTGCAGTGGTCCTTGGCTCTGGAACACTCAACGATATTACCAAGCGTGCAAGTGCTGAGTTGGACCGTCCCTATATGGTTGTCGCCACAGCTCCTTCTGTTGATGGATATACCTCCTATGGCGCAGCAGTCTCGGTAGGTGGTTTCAAGCAGACGCTTCCCTGTGCTGCCCCTATGGTGGTGCTTGCTGATACCAAAGTACTCCGTGAAGCTCCCATGGACATGATCGCGAGTGGTTTTGGTGATTGCATGGCAAAGTACACTGCCGGTATGGATTGGATTCTTGCAGATCTGGTTGGGGTTCACCCAATCCGCAGAGATGTATGGGACATGGTCCAGATTCCGCTGAGAAAAGTCTATGCCCATCATGCAGGGATAGCACAAAGAAGGGGGCGTTCCATCGGTCTGCTTTTCGATGCGCTTTCAGCAAGTGGGTTTGCGATGCAAGTGATGCATGACTCACGCCCTGCCAGTGGTGCTGAGCACTTGATCAGCCATATTTGGGAGATGGAACACTTGAGTAAGGATGGGCTTCCGGTAAGCCATGGCTTTAAGGTCTCCATCGGTACCCTGACCATTACCTACCTCTATGAACAGCTCAAGCAGTTGGATCTTGCTGGTATCCCGCTCACCGGTGCAGAGAGTTGGGAGGAACGCGAGCAATCGATTACGGCATTCTTCCCCGATGAAAGCGTAAGGAAGCAGACTTTGGCCATCGCAAAAGAGAAATTCCTTGATGGGGACGCCTTGCTTACCCGAAGAGAGGAGCTTGTCGCACTGCTCCCTGCCCTGATCGAGAGAATGGATGAGCAACTACCTCCGTACCAGGAACTGAAAGAAGCAATGAAGGAGGTTGGCTGTCCGGTTACTCCTGCTGATATTGCAAGTAATCTGGAAGGGCTCCGCCATGCAGTTACTGGTGCTCAGATGATCCGAAACCGCTATACCGTGCTAGATCTCTACTACGAATTGGGACTGTTTGACCTAGCCTTGGATATGCTCTCAGGAATGTAG